The genomic region CGTTCGCATCTAAGAAGGGGTACCCCTTTTAAGATGCGGACAAACTACAAATGCCTAATGTACCAACAAAATTCTTACAGAAACGCGTCATAGTGGATGCTGTCATCCTCCAATTACGTCTGATTGGCTGATGTTATTttactattggctaaaatgcgctgtcgcagcaagaataccataaattcaggcAGCCTTAAGAATGAGATTGATttgatagataaataaataaatagtacgtACACTATTTCTCGAATTTATTAGTTATGTTATTTGACTAACTACTCTTTTACTGTATAGTTAAATATGACATATTTATAAGTAATATCACAATAATTCATtgcttatttttctttaaaagtaggtacaatacacTTTAAAGAAGTAGAAATAACAAATTAAGAGCAGACAAATAATGCCATTTTTCGTCAATTTTCAGTAAAGAACGccaaaaatctttactttgttttgtatttttaaaattcgactaataaataatatttattgaccGCTAGTGGACTTGGACTAATAAATTCGTTGaaaatattctaaaatattattgttctaAATTGATGTTTAtctttttcttacacaattttTAGGCTCAAGGCACAATTGCAGAAGAGTAAAAGCGGCGCGCTGCATCTTTTAAAATATCGTTGTCCAAAATATTGCAAAAGAAACTGTATATAACTTTACCACGTTATGTACATatttgtgaaaaataaattccgcaaaataaaaacaaataggtacatgGGCGTCCATGAACACATTTGCATCTCTTTTTCATTTTGCTTCACACTGTGCACATTACGTCTGAAAATTCagtgttttttgtaaaattttggaaTAAACGCGTCGCTAAACTTTGGCTCTAGTGCAATACGTTTTGAGCCTTTATACCAATAAGTTGACAGCAGACCTCAAAGTCCACCAGCGCGCAATAACCTCCCATTCAATAACTTACTTATATAACACTTAGGTATGTTATTGTACAAAATAGTTACTAGGCAATGATGTAAATAGATAGGCCCTCTTGAGTAAAAACTATACTAAATCGTAATGCGTTTGAATATGGaacaactaatttatttcttgtgAAATGTAGGTATCCTACCTctaggaaggtaggtaggtaggtacctatctcttttttaatattttactacgCCGTAGTGGCCTACTAcgacggcatttttaccatcaaCAAACAACACATCCTAATCTCTGAGTGTGCTTTCAATTTTCGACTGAATCAATCTTGTTTTGCAAATTAGATTGATTTTACCAGTGCTATACTATCTtccttaatttaattaaaaagctaTTAACcccaaaaagtagtttttgagttatgttATTTCCACAGAACTTTCAAAaactgatatttaaaaaaaaaatgtgcgtaTTTTCACTGACGTATTTATTTTGGAAGAGGCCTATCTACGTACATCATGGTATTATTAGATTACTTGATAAATAGGTTATGCTTTTGGTAAAAGTTCATCGAACGGTATGGGTGCTACGATTTTGTTAGCAGTGTCAAGAAGAATTTTGGATACAGTCTTCTCGAGATAAGGCAGCATGGTTTTCAAGAATTCACCTCTGTTTTGGTGAATCGCCTCGTTTGTTGCGTCTcctgtaaaaatatttatagcaatgttaattaagttaaaattaaatgcaATCAATAAAAAAAGCAGATAATATTCGAACCAAAATGCAAAATCTAACTGAACTTAGGGCAAATTTTTCAATCAGTTAgtaataaatgtattttaatgTGTTGACAGTTTCTGTATCGAAAACTCAAAACTAATTTCATATTTATATGTGAGTTTATTTGGCTTTTAGTAAATTAGCCCCAAACCATGGAATCAGGAAGTCCCTATggccttccccgggatgtgagctaactctgtaccaaatttcatcaaaatttgttaaactgttaggccgtgaaaagctagcagacacactttcgcaattataatattagtatcgataTGCATAAAGTACAAACCCAAAGCTTTGTTGCCGTTGAAGAGTCCTTCTAACCGGATGCGATAATCCCTGATGCCGATGTCAACCTTCAAGCTGGTGAACTCGAGGTACTCCTTCCCGTCGCGCATCACCAGGCGCGACCGCAACAGGATGTCGGCTTCGCATTTAACTGTAAATTATAACATATGAAATTACTAAACTTTGGTAGATTATATAATATATGGAATATAGGCAAACAATGTCACTAGGTGCCAAACAAACAATGGCCTTGCAAAAAATTATAAGATTCTTAAAATAAAACTCCTAATCGAATTACTTTacaaataatgataatattgtaactttCTATGATATGAAAAATGCAACTGTGGCCGGTAGAATCTGTATTCCGAATCgatggtagagtcacagacgcaGAATAAAAGactgtatagttcgcgacagtcgacatggcaatcggggtatgaggagAGGGGACAACGAGTTAGCGCGttatgtcgacctgtcgcgatcTAAAGAGTCCTACATGAAACTACgggaaataaatgattttgatttctagAAAAGGATGAGTTCACCCTAATTGTGGATTGCTGTGATCAGCAGATACCCATATAGTTACTTACCAGCATCAGCGACCAGGTTTCCTTCCCCACGCAGAGGCAAAATCAGGATCTGCGTGTCTAGATTGTAGCGGCCATCAAGATGAAGCCTCGGGAACCGGACTCGCCCGCGAATGGTAAGCGTGTTCAAGTCCACTCTGTAATGGAAAATGTACGTGATTACAACGTGACTGCAGTGACGTGCGATGGTGGTTACAGAGCAGATGTGTAATGTGTGCTGTAAGGAATTactgtatagaatagaatagaatagaataaaatagatttttattcaaatagacttttacaagtgcttttgaatcgtcaaataatttagcactggttcggaatgctgttcctaccgagaagaaccagcaagaaactcggcggtcgctCTTTTCAATCTTCAAtcttttcaatcttttttgtatCCTACATCAAAACATTGTAGCCTGCAACGGCTATACCCATAACTGCAGCAGTGTGGCTGATGTTATTGCGCCTCGCCTCGTAGTGTGAATGCCTTCAGGATACAGGCTACAGTTCCTTGTATTGGCAAGCCGAGCTCACTAATTAGCCACCTAACACGAGATTATACGCCCCTTTTTCTTAAGTTTTATCTCAGTAAAGAGCTGTTAGAGTTTACGCGATACAGTAAAGGGAAACGTGGTTGTTCAATTTTAGACCGCAGTtctgtgcgagctgaattgcactttattgcatcGTACTAAGAGTCACTATTTATTTAACAACACTTTTGCAGTATGAGCCTTCTGTACCTGTAAGATATTACTGTCGCATTAGTGCCCTATGTGAGTTCCTCTCGTTGACTGAAACTAGTATCTTTCCGTTGCACTTTATGTGggttcaaaattaaaaagtgccATCTACCGTACAACTATATCATTACCACAAAAGAGATTAAAATTAggattgataaaattattacaatcaaTAATGCGAGAAGACTACACTGTAAGAAATCACTACTCACGAAAGAAAACATACTGCTTCTCATAGATGGCGTGACTATATCGtaacttttaattaattcataGTCGGTCGCACAAGCTATACCTAACAAACCAatgatacatattttatatgtataatgcTATTATAATGAATTAACGTCCTTTCTTCAAAGAACTTGTTCTTCCAATAACGTAGTTGTAACTACGGGACATCCCAGGAAAAGTACTGACTACTCGGTACTAAATCCAATTTGCAAGTTATGACTGTAGTTgtgttattttatgaaatttttctAAAACACTCCTCGGCGTTCTCCATACAAGTTTTGTTAGGTTCTCATTTGAATGATAATTAATCAATCATGTAGATACGTTTTAGAAACTAActtctgtgtctgtggtttgccagatttcttcAAAAATATCTTATTAAAGTTACACGGCGGCACTTCGAGCTTGTGCGACTGGATATCTGACTTCCTGAACGAAAGATCCTTCCGAGTAGTTATTGATGGCTGCTCGTCTGAACTCATGGTCACTAATGCCGGTGTTCCTCAGGGGTCTGTTCTCTCCGCTACTCTCTTTCTGCTGCATATAAACGATCTGCTACGACCCGGAATCGTTGGGTACGCGGACGACAGCACAGTAATGGAGAGATACATATCCAGTCCACGCGCTAGTAGTTCTGAGATCAATGAACTCAGGGAGGCAATGGTACTGCGGTTAAACTCTACCCTGAAATACGTTTCAGATTGGGGTGATGCCAGTTTGGTAGAGTTTAACGCTACCAAAACGTAGGCGTGTCTACTTACAGCAAAACGGAGTCCTTTTACCTTGACTCCCACTTTCCGGAATATATCTATTAACATCACTGACCACATTGATCTCCGAGGTCTCGACGTCTCGGCTAACATCAACTTCGGAAGATCCATCGAATCCAAAGCTAAGACCGCCGCAAAAAAACTAGGCATTCTTAACAAGGTCAAGCAGTACTTCACGCCGCGCCAACTGAttactttgtatcaagcacaagtcagatcgtgcatggagtactgcagtcacctctaCGATGGCTC from Maniola jurtina chromosome 4, ilManJurt1.1, whole genome shotgun sequence harbors:
- the LOC123864669 gene encoding circadian clock-controlled protein daywake-like, encoding MVYSSVSILVLLSVISGGLLAQIPEYIKICKRDQNTIASCVLNSIESLRPQLISGIPELNVPSLEPFYIPEIVAVSGDLVPLKASGKDVKVSGAGNFSIKSISVDLNTLTIRGRVRFPRLHLDGRYNLDTQILILPLRGEGNLVADAVKCEADILLRSRLVMRDGKEYLEFTSLKVDIGIRDYRIRLEGLFNGNKALGDATNEAIHQNRGEFLKTMLPYLEKTVSKILLDTANKIVAPIPFDELLPKA